The genomic window GTGCGAGTGTGGGGTCCTCAGGCGTGGCAAAAGATATCCCGCCAGCCACAAGGGCTTCCAGTGGGGAGATACTCAAGCTCGCGCCCATGCCCAAGAATCCGAAGTTCGCATTCACCCCACCGTAATCCCAAAAGACGGAATTTTCCCGGACAAGATGGCTGTATTCCTTATAGATCAGGAGTTTAACTTCAGCTTTGGTGGCATCTTTTGTCAGTCCGATCCCCACGACACGGCCCACGGGGACATTTTTATAATAAACAGGAGCCCCTTCGACGACTTTTAAATTTGAAGACAAAAGCTTCACCAGCAGTCCATCAGGATTCTCAGTCGTGATCCCGTCAGTCACTGCCCAATCCGTGACTTTAAAGGATTCCTTTACCTCCCCGCTTCCGGGCATGGCCTCAAGATATACTCCGCTGAAAAGGGTATCAGCCCCGGTCACCCCTTCCCAACCCGCTTTGGGGCGCACCAACCAATACCGCGCTCCACCTTTGAGGAGATCCGCTGCTTCGGACCTGATTGTCGCTCGTGCCTTAATGCGGTTGAGTGAACCGTCAAAATCCAAGGATTCAATAACCCCAACAACCAACCCCTGGTGTTTGATAATTGTACGCCCGGGATTCACCCCAGATGAATTCTCAAAGTAAAGATCCACATAGAGCCCCGCATTCTCGGCAATGTAACGGGTGTTATAAAGAGTGAACTTGTCATTATCATGTGCAGGGGCGGCATGGGATCCATCATCAAAATGATCAAGTCCGATACCTCCTTGGATCAGTGACTCCAGGGAATCCAGATCAACATTAAGCATCCCCGGGCCTGCGATGACTTCCAAACGGGCGGTCCTATAAAATGAAGTTTTTTGAGTAATCAACTTTTGATATTTTTCTTCAATATAAATCTCAATAATCGCCTGATCCATATCATCGGATAATTCGATATCCTGGACTGAACCCACGACAATCCTCCGGTAATAAATGGGAGAACCTACACTGATCGAACCCGCATGTTTGGCATTAAGAAAGAGGTTTAGTCCGGGTTCGCCGGCCCGGATCATGGGAATACGTTCTAGGCCTTTGAAGCTTGTCGTTTCCGCCCCTTCTCCCGGAACCACCCCGATATACACCCCTGAAACAAGGGTATCAAGACCACTGACCTTTCCTAAGCTAATGTGCGGGCGCACGACCCAGAAACTACTCCCCTCTTTGGCTAAGTTTTCAGCATGTTTAAAGAGCTGGAGTTTGACATTCACAAAAGACAGGTCTTTGGATAGCTCCAATGACTTCACCGTCCCGATCTCTACCCCGTGGTACTTTGCCATTGTTTTCCCTGCTTCGATCCCCCCCGCATCTGTAAAGGTAATCTCGATCAATGGCCCCCGTTTAGAGAGAGTCTGGTAAACGAGCCAAGCAGCCGCAAAAATGGCAATCACAGGAATAATCCATACGACAGAAAAGTGGCGTTTCCCCTCAATAACAGCCAAGGGAACCTCGCTAAAAGTTTCCACGCCGGGGGTTTGTGTTGGTTTTGGAGGGATATCTTCGCTCATGCTGATCCTGAATTAAGCGGTTTCCTTGTCCCAAATCAACCTTGGATCAAAGAAATCAGCAGCAAAAAGGGTAAGTATCACAACCGATGCAAAAGCCACAGCTCCCACGTCAGGAATGACGGTCGCCAAAACGCCAAGCTGTCCTAGAGCCACCAAAATCGAGAGCAAAAAGATATCCACCATCGACCAGACCCCGACAATCTCTACCGCCCTATACAAATAAGCCCGGTCCTTGCGGGAGTAACGGGTGGATGAACGCATGATCAAGAGATAGAGCAATGTGACTAATTTCATGAGTGGAATCACGATGCTCGCACAAAAAACGAGACCGGCGACGGGGGCCATTCCGGAATCGTAAAGCTCCATCACCCCGCCCCAGACGGTTAATGGCTGGACATCCCCCGTAAGGGTCAAGGTCATCACGGGAAAAAGGTTTGCCGGTAAATAAAGGATTAATCCCGCTATCACAAAAGCCCACGTCCGGTGGAGTGAATTGGGTTTGCGGTGGTGTATTTTCTCCCCACACCGGTAACAACGACAAACGTCTCCCTTCCGGAAATTCGTCGGCCAACGGTTATCCGCCTCACAAACCATGCATTTAACGATTCCTAGCTCGGTCCCGGTAGTCATGGCTTTGCTTTCTGGAGTTTCACAAGTTTCTCCCAGATAAACTCCCGATCGAGGCATTTTGTCGCTAGGATCGAGCAAAGAAAAAGGCCAAAAAGGATATAGGCACCCATATCCATTTCCGTAGAACCCATCTCGTCGAGCTTTGTAATGGCCACGAGGATTCCCGCTGCATAAACCTCAATCAAACACCATTTTCCGGAGGTGAGTGTATATTTAAAAACCCGTGTCACACCGGGAAAACGCCAGCCGAATTTCACCGGGATCAATACATAAGTCAGACCGATCATTTTAAAAGCCGGAGCAAAGAGGCTCGTCCAAAGGATGATCAAAGCCAACGGCCAATAAATCCCATTCATAAGCTGCAAAGGCCCGGTCGTCAGGAAATTCGAGGCTGAATTCCCC from Verrucomicrobiota bacterium includes these protein-coding regions:
- a CDS encoding paraquat-inducible protein A yields the protein MTTGTELGIVKCMVCEADNRWPTNFRKGDVCRCYRCGEKIHHRKPNSLHRTWAFVIAGLILYLPANLFPVMTLTLTGDVQPLTVWGGVMELYDSGMAPVAGLVFCASIVIPLMKLVTLLYLLIMRSSTRYSRKDRAYLYRAVEIVGVWSMVDIFLLSILVALGQLGVLATVIPDVGAVAFASVVILTLFAADFFDPRLIWDKETA
- a CDS encoding MlaD family protein, producing MSEDIPPKPTQTPGVETFSEVPLAVIEGKRHFSVVWIIPVIAIFAAAWLVYQTLSKRGPLIEITFTDAGGIEAGKTMAKYHGVEIGTVKSLELSKDLSFVNVKLQLFKHAENLAKEGSSFWVVRPHISLGKVSGLDTLVSGVYIGVVPGEGAETTSFKGLERIPMIRAGEPGLNLFLNAKHAGSISVGSPIYYRRIVVGSVQDIELSDDMDQAIIEIYIEEKYQKLITQKTSFYRTARLEVIAGPGMLNVDLDSLESLIQGGIGLDHFDDGSHAAPAHDNDKFTLYNTRYIAENAGLYVDLYFENSSGVNPGRTIIKHQGLVVGVIESLDFDGSLNRIKARATIRSEAADLLKGGARYWLVRPKAGWEGVTGADTLFSGVYLEAMPGSGEVKESFKVTDWAVTDGITTENPDGLLVKLLSSNLKVVEGAPVYYKNVPVGRVVGIGLTKDATKAEVKLLIYKEYSHLVRENSVFWDYGGVNANFGFLGMGASLSISPLEALVAGGISFATPEDPTLAPMAKPGQKFIVADKPQPEWLKWSPSIPAK
- a CDS encoding paraquat-inducible protein A, yielding MWKPETVNRTLSFAVAGLCLALLSNAYPVLTFNFKGNSASNFLTTGPLQLMNGIYWPLALIILWTSLFAPAFKMIGLTYVLIPVKFGWRFPGVTRVFKYTLTSGKWCLIEVYAAGILVAITKLDEMGSTEMDMGAYILFGLFLCSILATKCLDREFIWEKLVKLQKAKP